CGAGTCATGTTGTGATTTAGTCAGTTCCTTTCTGCTTTGTCAAATGCTGCTGACAGATTGAGTTAACTAGCTCACTACTGCCTCTATCTCCAAGATCACCCGTAGACTGAATAGTTTTTCTTATAAGCCTTACTTTAACATTTCTCTTGAGGTAAGTATGTGCTTGAAGAGGGAAACCATTTTATGCCACCTGTACTGCTTGCCTGAGCAGAAGTTGGGGGCTGTCAGGAAAAATTAAAGGGTAAGATTGTGCCTCCTGATGAGGCTGCTGTCCCTGCACATGCTTGGTGACAAGTGGCCTATATATAGCCTGGAGGAATTCTTTGGCTTTTGCTGGATCTATAGGAACTTGGGATTCAGAGTGCTCTCTGGTGCCCAGTCAGGGAAGTGCTTGTCTTTTCATTGTTCCCCACCCCCTAGCCTCTGGTATTTAAATTTGTAATCAGTAATTCTCTTTACTGTGGTTTGATTTTCTTAGTTACATATAAGTGATTTTGAAAGATTTAGTTACTAGTGACCTTTGTGTGCTTGCAACATTGTTTATTCACTGTTCTTATTTGTAACCCAGTTCTGAATTTGTAGTTGAATTAAGAATGAATGGTGATTACACAACTTTATCACAATTTAGCTCTTTAGAGTTAGCTGGGTCTCAGCCCCCTTCCTGGATTAGAACATTCCATTGTCTTGAGCAAGTAAAACCTGCATTGAATTGTTTTTAAGTTTGtcttaggacttttttttttaaagaagttttgtGAAGTTATAGAAGTGCTGTAGATTATAGAAGGtcttaaatgataaatttattataagatagatgaatttaaaatgatCTCAAATACTGCATGTCATATGATTCTTAGAAACAAAGGCATATTTGTCTATATATTTACTTTCTAGACATTATTGgtttatctgtctttttttttttttttttttttttggtgggcagGTACTGGAAATTAAAACCAGGAgtcctttatcactgagctatagccccagccctttgttgttgttgttttgagacaaggtctcactaaattgctgaggctggcttccaactgtTAATTCTCCTGGCTTAGTTTCCCCGGGTTGGTAGGATTATAAGCTTGTGCTACCATGCACTGCtggtttgtatttcttttaactaAACCTTTAATTCCTATTCCCCATTTGACTTGTCTAAGCTTGAGAATTATagcaatacaataaaataaaatgataacaaataCTGAATATATTGAAAGATGAATGTTAAGGCAATTATTTATGTAAAGAGCTTAACCATTGCttattaaacataaattaaacattttatacatttatgtttacAGAACGAACATACCAtccttgaaatttttttcccacaGTTTAAACAGTAATGCTTAATCATAATTCCCtttccaatttaaaattttcaaaatgttgaaaCAAAACTATCAAGTAGTATAGAGCATTCTTTCACAAATCCTGATTGTGCttttggaaataattattttccaaaatctcCTCAGTTCTCATAGAATTAATGCTATTTGAAAacctatttgaaaatgaaaaataagtcatATTGCCTTTTTTTCCATAAGTGCGGAAAGAGCGCAGGATTTAAGGATATTTTCAGAGGTACAATAGAGCAGCTTTCAGAACCAGGCCTTTGAACTGTGGACTTGCAAACCAAGGGGATTGATCTAGTTCAATTGCTTGCAAACTCTTTGACCATGacccatattttatattatgacacagtggatgtgtgtatgtgtgtgtgtgtgtgtgtgtgtgtgtgtttgtgtatacattctacatttatataaaatatatttcaaacagAATACTCacttccttttctaatttttcatttaatgctcttcttaatttgttttttctttttgtggtgctaggagttgaaccagggcctcatgcctgctagggaagctctctaccactgagttatattcatAGCTCCCTTAAAACACAGTTCTTGactcatgaaattaattttatgaccCACTAATGATCTATAACttacagtttgaaaaaaaattgatctagATCAAAATCAGGCTCCTAACACAAATGACTGGTCTAGCAGCATTTACTTAGAGGATCATGGAAGTGTCTGTCTGTAGTTTATTATTGATTCTGTTGggtatcatttaaatttttataagaaaaaaatttgttttattaataaattaatgttaGGAGCATAATTCCTTCCTTTAGATTCAGAGTTTTAATAAGTTGTATTCAAATTGAGTTTCTGAATTGTTAACAACAAAACTTCCATCaattttggataatgatatcttaATTTTCACCTTTGTGAAAGGAGATTATTGACCATGATTTTTTAAGCGCTTTAgacataaaagaatgaatttgttcAGGTTTAACAGCTTCTTGAAGTTGGTAGCAAAGCAAGATATAATTATGTTGGACATGAAAATAACAAATCATTTATCTATCTTGagtttaaataaaacttgaaagttCTGTGGAGGATGAAATGGAAAATGGCTTTATGCTGTtttcctattatttaaaaaaaagggagaagtgctgttggggatggaacctaaggcctcatgcatactaggcaagtgctgtaacTAAGCCTCAACTCcaaatatctaattaaaataaaagaaaaattaatgcaaTGTAATTTgggacatttatttcattttgcccCACCCATTTTATTTGCCTATATGAATATATTGcctaattaaataattatgatgCTACTTTGCATTTgtgtaaatagaaaaataaaaatcacttaacattgcaaataagtataaatataaattgaagaaaGTGCTATCAAAGTAACTATCAGGTTGTATATATGGAAAGCAGGAAATATAGGTTAAGATTAGGGTGAGCCTCATTAAGGAAACCatatttaaatagtaaaatagaaaagcaCTTTACATGGGTTACAAttgaaatacacaaaacagaTACTGTTATACTCTTGTGTATAAATGAACACAGATCCTGACAGGTAAATGACCTTTCCAGCTTCTACAGGTACCAAGTAGTGAGCCAGTTTTTGTCTTCAGACTCCCTTGGTTCTGCTCATAGTATATTACAATGCTCTCAAAATTCACCTGACAAGGCccagaatgtagctcagtggtagagcacttccagccatgtccaaagccctggatttgatccccagcactgggaaaaaaaaaattcacctgaCATGGATAAATTAATACCAGTGTAACATGAGTCCTTATAGCATACTACACATTGGttataaaatatgcaaagtgAATTAGCGTTCTTTTAAGTAGTCAAAATGGAGTTTTtactagaatttttattattactctcATAGGAAAATAGAGcatttatttgccattttatgGAACATTAACTTTCAAGTATTCatacctttccatttttttacccAGACTTTCAAAGATTTTTCACTTATTAAACAACCTAAGAAGGCCCCTTATGTGTAACTTCgcttgattgtggtaatcatttcatgatgtgtgtgtgtgtgtgtgtgtgtgtgtgtgtgtgtgtgtatatatatatatttcaaagcatCTCTTTGTACAccttgaatatatataattttacttgtcaactatacctcaataaagctgaaaaatttAATGACAATTCCATGTGGTCTATGTGTTAATAGTAATtgtaatgaatttgaaaatgtttagtACTTTAATAGGtatttttggtaaatttaatTTCCCCAAAGAAACCAGAGcaatggaaaaaggaaatattttgacaGTATGGGATGCAAGGCATAGATAGATAAGTCTGATTTGGGTAATAGGAGCACTGGTGTGGTGGTAGGAAGAGAGAGAACTGAAGAACAAAAGTGGAGTAGCTTACTGGAGAAAGGGAAAGCCCTCTCCCCTACACTTAATGACTTTTAAGTTACCTATGTTGCTTACTTAGGTGTATTTAAGATTACTGGCACATAGTGAAATGACATATGAAGGTAGGAACTTCCTCTATAGAGATGTTTTCCTTCAGTTAATATGCTTAGTACTTATGGATACTTCAGCAAATAAACGGTCAAATAAAATCACCGTCATATTGGGAGTTGGACAGTTGGACAGATTGTTTCACTTTGGTAACTATCAGAATAGGCATTTGGctgggtttcttatttatttctttgtttcctactctgacttgtgggtttttttagttttcttcttacCAATCTGACAAGAGTGTATCATTTGGTCATTTGTGATTCTCCACTTTTGAGGTTCTGTCTCAAGTGATTATATACACTAAAAGGgacattttatgttatttttaatagtttgttgTTTAAAGGGATATAACAATGTGTTATAAATGTAAAAAGTTCTTAGgcatatttttaagcaaaataaggaGTAAGAACCATATATTTTGACTCCTCAGGTTTGTTAGAAGGGAAACTCCAGGGGAAATTTATTTAAGGATGTTATAAGCCTTTTAACTAAAATACAGTATAAGCATAATTTGGAACATTGTCTTTCAGAAtttaaggaagggaagaagaagggaaataaCATTTGCTGAatgcctaccatgtgccaggcactgtgctagacaCTTTGACATACATTACAGGGTTTATTGtgagtattaaatgagataatgtatccccattttacagatgaggaaactgaacttGCCCCAAGTCACATGgctggtaagtggcagagctggactAGAACCCAGACTCCAAATCCCATGTTTTTTTCTGCTGTACCATGTTCAAAGCTTGCAAATAGAGGTATGAAGTTAATGATCAGAATTgagagttctagaaattttcttttcccatgAAATACTTGACACCAACCCCTCTagaattctttcatttcaagagtTAGATGGTTGGAAATACATTATAGTTAAAACCCTCTTCTAAAAATGCCACATTAGATGTATTTAAGGGAAGATTTAGGAAATAATGTCTTTTATCAAGAAATGCCACTTTGAATAAATACATATCTTGTTGCTTTCTTTCCATATCATAATGATAAAGATTTAACTATCATAATTAAGTCTATAAGGAAGACTACTTACTTTAATCATCCCAAATACCTGTACAATACCCTAGGAAGTTCAAAATTATCTTTGTAGTATACACATAAACTAATGAAATAACCATTATATGCCAAGTACTAGGACACACCAAGGTAAAAAGATACTGCCCCTGACTTGTCTGAAAATTTTTACTTGCCTGAGAAAAttagtgtataaataaatatcatattatCTATCTTCAACTGTAATTTTTAAGCCCTACTGATGACCCCtgtatttttggaaataaaaatgaaattctagaataaaaaatattttggacacTTTTTACTAGTTAGATGGGACAGTAATCAGCCTTTAGAAGAGAATAGGAATAAGAATTGGTCATCATGGAATATGATGGctctttgaactgtgatccttgGTTTCTAATCTGCTTTAAATGACCACTGAATTCATAACATCAGAAACTGAAGCCTACTAAGGTTAACACTGTTTCATAACTTATTtcagaaaaaacaagaaagtctCTTTGCCCATATCTTTTTAACATACTTTACTAATTAGATTACATTTGAATATATGGACTTTATCCTTTGACCTCTGGAAGTATACCATCCTATAGATTCTTTAGGCtattatagaaatttattctaattcCTACTAATTTATACTAATTCATATTTCTGGCTTGAACTAATAAACTATAATCTCTATtttaacaagaataaaattaacatGTAACATATCTGGAACATTATAATAAAACCCTGTTTACCTAACATCCCCGAActaatatatatggaaatatcatccctttctgttattttaaagtgatcttttttttttttttctgagctatTACTTCAAAATGTTTTAGGAATACTCCACTTGGAATTGCCACTATCCTTCATGCTGCCCAGTTTGGTTCTTCAAAGGTGGCTGTGGCTGTTCAAAACAGGCAAAAGTTGTTTGGAAACATTCCTGATGTCCATTTTCATCTGTGAAGTATTTCTATCCACCATCCCTtttcccagttttttaaaaaagtttgttttagtAGATACTCTTAGCTTTTGTATTTCATGTAAACATTCTGTTCTAATTTCATATTACAGAAGGTAGCAAATGTATGCAAAACTAAAGAGTATAAGAAACCCTTAAGTACCCttatattagtttttttgtttgtttgtttggttggttttttgttttgttttgttttgtttttttcacttctttgtgAGCACTGTTTGAAATAGCAAGCTTAGAACTAGGCCTGCATTGAGGCTGTCTGCGGATGTCAACACAGTAACATGTAAACTTCTGATTCCTCACTGgctattgttccaattttagaaaGCCTGTAGCCTCCAGCTGTTGCATtgtttaagcttttattatcctATAACCTTCTTCCTTGGATGTGGGTaaagagaaaagaggggaggactatattattttatgttcCACTCCATCTCCTCTGACATGATCAAGCTGTTTAAATAATAAGTGcattataatttcatatatgtatacaatatataaactttattatatgaataaatatatatatatatttatatatatcaggattcactgtggtatatttttaCAATGGacgtagcataatttggtagatttcattccccagtacttgcctatgccctctcctcttcccttaatttccttcctctattggaatctcttctattttcctgaatcccttttaaaattctttttctttttttcctctctagcttccacatgagaggaAAGATTGACATTTGACTTTCTGGGCCTGACTTAattcactcagcatgatgttctccagttccatccatttaaaaataataatagggactctgtaatgttttgaacgatcaataaaaaaaaaataataataatagggagATTAGTAGGAGGATTagtaggaggaaggaggagagggaaaggaaagttactggggaatgagattgagcaaattatgttatgtacatgttTAAATATGGCATGAAGAATTccattattacatataattataatgcaccagaaaaaactaaaaataaaagagattaaaaaaaaatctttagtaaGTTAGTTTACCAGgggttttcttcttaaaaatttcaaagctATAAAAATTTCAGCAACATATAATGAGGCATCTGTATATAATGTTTTGAATAGCCATCAAAACAAATATGGGACTTTTCCTAAGTTTAGTAATAGAAATTTGGCTGATGATTATTTATCACAGTTACTATTTATcgccattatttttaaattataaaaaggagagGCAGTAAGTACTACCttataaatagtatttttattaattctgtgAAGACCTTTAGATAATCTTCCCTCAAAgccacatttttcatttgttttattctatttcttaatCTTCAAGCCCTAAGGGGAAAAGCTGTTATTCACCCAATAAAAGAAagtagtatttaatttttaatttttaaaaactgcttgtCTATTTTCAAAGATAGTATTCCATTTAGGTGAAAAACTCTCTCctgtattgaaaaaaatttcagttcTTACTCAATGgttataatacttttttaaaaccatgaaaaTACTATATTTCCTTTTGAATGGCATTTGGTTCAGATCAATTTTTACAAgatttaataactttttaaaacttttttttgcatttagcTTTGAGAGAGTATGTATTTTGTAATATCAAATTGACTCTGGACCATATGTTTTCAAAGTTGAAGCATTGGTGATAGACATGTATTTCATCACTCAAATCCATCTGTCTTTTCTAGGAAGCTGTGTTTAATGCAGTTGATAGACTATTgaatataaataaggaaactttgagaattttctttcagtattcaATCTGAATtctaagtaaatattatttactaagaaaataatttttatatgaatactTAGGAATGtattacttaaaaaagaaaaataaagaaaaaaaatcccctgaGTAGCCACTTTTAAGAAAAACtttgttggttttcatttgttttgctttgtttttgattgTTGTTTTTAACTAAAACCTCAGTGAGCTAGATTCCTTCCCTTTTCTCAGTCATTTTCTGGTAATAGAATTTGTACCTATAGACCTTTAGTGACTGTTTCAGGCATGATATAGAAGGTACAGAGAAATCTTTCCATTGGCATGTTCAAAGGATGGAGATATTCTGCTTAACTAAAATTTTTGTAGTGCTGTGCTAGAGCTAGCACCTTCTGGCTTGCTATAGCCAATATTATGCTTTCAGCATCTTTGTGAATTGATTGTTAAAGCAACCTTTGTTGAAAgttacatatgcacacacactctTATACAAATGAATTACACTAAAAAGCAACATCAGTACTCAAAACTCATCATTTCTCATAAATTTTGTCTTTGCTGTTCagattatttacatatttttatctgTATGGTGTGCTACTTATTTGTGTTTCTTCCCAACTCTACATTCAGTGAAGTCATATTGCTATCTTGACATTGGCCATTGTGAAAGTATTTCCATCATGGGAATCATCAAACACTACAGATTAGGACTTTCTCTCCCCAATCCCTAGAGAactgtttcttaaatattttatcaacacACTACTGACTTTAGGCTAAATGAAATGTAGTTAAAAAGCTTTGATAAAAATTTGTCTAAAATTCATTAGGACATTGTTCTACCTTAAATGTAGTCAGAGTTGAAATATTCATATCTTAGTTCTATAAATGCTGAAGGAGATCTTTGATATTTAAGATCCCTGTAATTCTCAGAGTAATTATCTTTAACATTAAAAGATCATCTCTAGTGACATATAAAAAGtatgtttttcaaattaattttatataaaatatcaactTGTGAATTGTTTATATAAGCttgctgtattttatttcattgcagCTGCTACAGGTGACATGCCCACTTATCAGATCCGAGCTCCTACTACAGCTTTGCCACAGGGTGTAGTGATGGCTGCCTCACCAGGAAGTTTGCACAGTCCCCAGCAACTAGCAGAAGAAGCAACACGTAAACGAGAGCTGAGGCTAATGAAAAACAGGTAAGCTGTTTCACCAGAAATCAGGACCCTCTTATAGGACACCTAATTTTTTACTgtgggactttaaaaaaattacacttgTCCTAAGCTCTTTCTCCCCAGTTAAGTGTTATGTGCATTGTGTGTGGGTTTGTGCTCTGCATGATATAATGATAACTAGAATGTCTTCTAGTTAAGAGTACCTAGCCATTAAACTATCTCATTAGAAGATAATCCCATTGTGTTATAATGATGATGTTCAAAAGgtacattactttaaaaaaaaaagatagacttcattataaataaaaatttattttgtatatggcTTTTACTTTGTGAGGCAGTATtataagtataattttttaattctttattagcaaaataaatttaagtattaGAAagcatgtttgaaatttttatcctTTCAGCTATTTCTAACTTTGGTTTTCATTATTACAACAAAATATGTGTTATTTTGACAAATTCTACTCAAGTACACatacaaaatatctaaaataattagaataatccATGGCTTCGTCACTTAGAGATACCTGCTAACATTATAGTATGTATGTTTCCAgtctgttctttcattttctctcacaTATTCTTGCTTGTTGTCtctgtaattatatttttaaaaaatcagtataaaaTCAAATGCTGttttcccccaaaaaagttttaatttaaacaaaaatttattttaacttgaatattattttttgttttattttagttcttattttgaAGAGTAGCGCAAATTAATTTGATTTCCAAAATGAACAGAATTGTTCTAGAGTTTTCTTGTAAATTTTCTTGTCACCTCTTCCTAAGTGTTAAATAATGTCCTtattataagaaaacaaagcatCAGATGGGATCATCTGCTTGCAACCGATCAGGATTGCAAAGGTGGTCTTAATCATCCTGAATAACCTACAAATTGTGGCCTCTGGATCCCTAAAATTCAGTTTTGAGTTTATCACTATCCTTTGTAACAGTGTGAACCAGAAGTAgctatatttactttatttgtgGTCTTTTAAATGATATGATTTGATATATTATGGGAATCATCAAATTGGCTACTTCTTCCCAAACTTATTAGCTTCACAAATCATTAGATGGAGTTTTGTACACTGGAAAACTCAACAGAAGGATACCAGGGATAAGGTCAGTAAGGTATATGCATCTTTGTCAGTGGTTGTTCCAGGTTTACTAAGTCATGCTAGGTTCCTGCTTTTCACTGTCAGCTCTTTGCTGAGAAATCCAGGGGCTGAATGGCTGGGGCTAACACAGCATCACAGTTGTTTTATGGCAGTCCTATTATCATAGATGCTTAAGCTTGGCAGGATGGTGCATTCCTGTAGTCTTAGCATCTCAGGAATCTGAGCACatagagttcaagaccagcctaggcaacataccaagaccccatctcaaataaaacaaaaaactcaactttgggctgggaatatagcttggttggtagaatgcttgcctcgagtgcatgtggccctgggttcaatccccagctccacaaaacaaaacaaaacaaaaaacaactcaacTTTGATCTGATGGAGAAATAtggatatttttatgaattttctgagatttcaggagctATGAATATAATTGTTTCTGTGGTCATAGAATATACATTATGAAGTTCAGTTTAGAAATGTAAAGTACACTATTAATGCAAATTGTAAAATTGTTCATTGATCTTATTtacccaaagaaaataaaacacagaaatagtcttatttcccttttgtaattattttctatccttattttttatttcagaaatttctcaatagaaataccaatgagaaaaataaaatactaggcAGTGGTTTCCTATAAATGTGCCACACAACTACCTACATATACATGAAACTGAGGGGAGAAACTGAGGGAACTGAGGggagaaaattacaaaatttgtattaaaaaatctaataaataataACTGATTGATTTGTGTTTCGACTGCAAATAACCAAGGGAAATGGAGTCTTAAACTTGTAGGTGGTTTTTTGATCCTATATAGCAGATCAAGAGGTATGTGCAGCCAGAACTAAGGCTCAGGAATGTCCTCCCTGCCCTGTCATCCTCAGCATATATAACTTGCTTTTAGGATCACAGTATGACTGCTGCACTTTGAGGCATTGCATTAgatggaaagaagggagaagggcTAGAACCAATAATTGGGGCTAGCTGAATCTGCCCCTTCTGAAAACCTCCCAGAAATTTTCACCTACATTTCATTGATTAGAAATAGGTTTCTAGTCTCTAACTGTAAGGGATTCTGAAGAGTGTTTATTTTAGCTTTCTAAATCTCAATTTCAGAGCAACACAAAAAAAAGCAGCTGACTAAGGGCTATTAGGTTGCTCAGTATCTGTTTAGTTGATTTCAAGTGCTTTATTCCTACTGTTTCTTTAACTTTCACataatttctttaagataaaGGGTCTGGTTATTATTTCCACTTTACTGAAGAGGAACTGAGGTTTGGAAAGTTTAAGTAATAAATTGGCAAAGGTCACATAGCCTAAGAACCAGGATATGCAATCAGTCTTTATTCCAGAGTTGTCTACTACCCTAATACTAGGGTCACCTCAAAAGGCCCTCAATGTACGCTTCATATTTGACTTCATGGAAAGTGGATAGTTTTCATAATTAACATGAAAGATCCCTTAtacattctctcttttttattccttGATGGCATCTATAgaagatatttaattatatttctagcAATACAGCAtcagttttaattctttataGCCTTATCAGCCTTTCCACTTTGCTGTGTCATTTCATCTCCATGCTGAGGATAGATCCAGTTAAATACAAGGCCTGTGAACTATTAATAGAAGAAACAGGTGTTTTCCATAGCTAAAAGTATTCAGGAATGTACCATCCACTGGTGTGATCATTTAAAGCTTTAGCTTGGAACAGTTTTACTCTagtaacacatacacacacagacacaaatgtaaaatatgaaatatggatATTTATAATCAGCAGcttggtaaataaaattttaaaaattaaatacctcACTAtattgttctttaattttcatttaatggtAAATTGCTCTATAGAATGTTATCTTCCTTCTAGACCCAAATTTAATGATCTAATATTGAAAACCTTGGTATTCACAAATGAATTTTAGTGACTTTGTGGAAGAGAGTTGAATTATATTACCAAACTGGCAATTTGAAAGTGTGTTTGGATTTATTCTTAACTTTCCCTGTGCATCATGTATATTAAATCAATCACTATTTTATCAGGTTCAattcacttttacattttttattttctcattaaccAGTTGAGAAGTCCAGAACTTTGTGAGTTCACAGGGTGAGTGCATTGTTCTTGGCTAGGAAGTAAGGGTTGTTTGTTCTTTTCCTGCAGTTTATTGGGTTTTCAAGGTTTCTTTTCTGCTAACTCTTGCCCTCCCATAGAGAAAACACATATCCAGTTTATGAGAGTCAGCTATCctaaaaatagaacaattgaTCAAAGGCGTTGTATGCGTCATTTAGTTCAGGATTACAGCAATGCTAATTGGTATTACAGTAACTAGTATTTAGACATACAACATTACTTTTATTAA
The sequence above is drawn from the Urocitellus parryii isolate mUroPar1 chromosome 9, mUroPar1.hap1, whole genome shotgun sequence genome and encodes:
- the Crem gene encoding cAMP-responsive element modulator isoform X17, which gives rise to MQKPIMAVTGDETDEETELAPSHMAAATGDMPTYQIRAPTTALPQGVVMAASPGSLHSPQQLAEEATRKRELRLMKNREAARECRRKKKEYVKCLENRVAVLENQNKTLIEELKALKDLYCHKAE
- the Crem gene encoding cAMP-responsive element modulator isoform X18 — encoded protein: MQKPIMAVTGDETDEETELAPSHMAAATGDMPTYQIRAPTTALPQGVVMAASPGSLHSPQQLAEEATRKRELRLMKNREAAKECRRRKKEYVKCLESRVAVLEVQNKKLIEELETLKDICSPKAD
- the Crem gene encoding cAMP-responsive element modulator isoform X21, with the translated sequence MAAATGDMPTYQIRAPTTALPQGVVMAASPGSLHSPQQLAEEATRKRELRLMKNREAARECRRKKKEYVKCLENRVAVLENQNKTLIEELKALKDLYCHKAE
- the Crem gene encoding cAMP-responsive element modulator isoform X22 is translated as MPTYQIRAPTTALPQGVVMAASPGSLHSPQQLAEEATRKRELRLMKNREAARECRRKKKEYVKCLENRVAVLENQNKTLIEELKALKDLYCHKAE